From the Desulfotomaculum sp. genome, the window GGTGAATAACTTTTGGACCGATGCACTGCTACGTTCGGCTAAGCAATACATTGTTGAAACAGCTCCATTGGTTATTGCCCGTTGTATCCTCATGACCACTGACCCCGGTGATCTCGTTCTCGATCCAACATGTGGCTCCGGCACTACCGCATATGTTGCCGAGCAATGGGGCCGTCGCTGGATTACCATTGATACATCGCGAGTTGCTCTTACCTTAGCCCGCGCCCGGCTCATGGGCGCCCGCTACCCGTACTACCTGCTGGCCGACAGCCGTGACGGCCAGATCAAGGAGGCCGAAGTCACCCGTACGGTTCCCTCCATAGCCCCGACCCGCGGCGATATCCGCCAGGGGTTCGTCTATGAACTTGTACCGCATATAACCCTCAAATCCATCGCCAATAACGCAGAAATCGACGTCATCTGGGAGAAATACCAGGAGATTCTTGAACCGCTGCGCGAAAAACTCAATAAAGCACTGAGCGAAAATTGGGAGGAATGGGAAATCCCCCGCGACGCTGATAAAAAGTGGCCAAATGAAACGAAAGAGATTCACTCCCAATGGTGGAAGCACCGCATAACCCGGCAGAAAGAAATCGACTCTTCCATTGCCGCCAAAGCCGAGTTCGAATATCTCTACGACAAGCCATACGAGGATAAGAAGAAAGTTCGCGTAGCCGGGCCTTTTACCGTTGAGAGCTTATCGCCTCACCGCGTTCTGGGTGTGGACGAGAATGACGAGTTGATCGACAAACTTGCTGAATCAACAGAGGGCTATGGCGAGGAAAGGGGTTTCGTCCGGATGATTCTGGAAAACCTCAAGACCTCAGGTGTACAGCAGGCGCATAAGGAAGATAAAATCAATTTCGCTTCGATCAAACCCTGGCCGGGAGACCTGATTTGTGCCGAAGGACGTTACACAGAGGGCGACGAAGAATCAGCCGCCGAAAAACGTGCTGCTATCTTTATCGGTCCGGAGTTCGGCACCGTATCCCGCCCTGATCTTGTCGCCGCCGCCCGCGAAGCCGGCGATGCCGACTTTGATGTACTCATTACCTGCGCCTTCAACTATGACGCCCACTCATCTGAATTTGCCAAACTTGGCCGGATACCCGTGCTTAAAGCCCGGATGAACGCCGACCTGCATATGGCCGACGACCTGAAGAACACTGGCAAGGGCAATCTGTTCGTCATCTTCGGCGAACCGGACATCGACATTCTTGACGCCGGCAACGGTCAGATACAGGTAAAAATTAATGGCGTGGATGTATTCCACCCCAACACCGGCGAAGTCCGCAGCGACGGGGCCGAGGGGATCGCCTGCTGGTTCATTGATACTGACTATAACGAAGAAAGTTTTTTCGTGCATCACGCCTATTTCCTCGGCGCCAATGACCCCTACAAAGCACTAAAGACCACGCTCAAGGCAGAGATCAACGCCGAAGCGTGGGAAGCCCTGCATAGCGACACCTCCCGGCCGTTCGACAAGCCTACGAGAGGACGCATCGCCGTCAAAGTTATCAACCATCTTGGCGATGAAGTGATGAAAGTGTTTCGAGTAAAGGGATGAGCATGAAAAAAAAAGACACATAAGGATTTCCTTCTACGTAGATATATAGCCTCTATTTACTATTATTTTAATAAAAATATCTTGCGCTGTTCAGGCAATAAATAAAGAAGCTATGCTTCTCTAAAGAATAGAAAAACATAGCCTCTTATGCTAATGCCAAATAGCAGTATTATCAGATTGTTCAATC encodes:
- a CDS encoding site-specific DNA-methyltransferase, which gives rise to MSGNTTKKTIETITHDEASRKNIPTAEYQSIMAKDEQNPVRVAYERRNRDLDPQLIWRGKDEQDWSDLVVHAPPLYIQEKIHPKALIDDLIRRTKVQEKAEDQQLNLFADFNGLPDENARTEFYQHDANWTNRMILGDSLQVMASLAEREGLRGKVQCIYIDPPYGIKFNSNFQWSTTSRDVKDGNVDHITREPEQVKAFRDTWRDGIHSYLTYLRDRLTLARDLLTESGSIFVQIGDENVHRVRALMDEVFGESNFVSEILLKKGGTATSNYLPTTSDFILFYAKKIETLKYRQLFFSKEIGIGESTGQRYDQLELQNGKRRALSIDEKKNPNLIPSDGRPFKYSNPCSMHENHYHRVNPLIVNGCPFTPPSDRQWSSHPDLMKRVVLSNRIVSTGKNLAYVMYIDDYPVVPVNNFWTDALLRSAKQYIVETAPLVIARCILMTTDPGDLVLDPTCGSGTTAYVAEQWGRRWITIDTSRVALTLARARLMGARYPYYLLADSRDGQIKEAEVTRTVPSIAPTRGDIRQGFVYELVPHITLKSIANNAEIDVIWEKYQEILEPLREKLNKALSENWEEWEIPRDADKKWPNETKEIHSQWWKHRITRQKEIDSSIAAKAEFEYLYDKPYEDKKKVRVAGPFTVESLSPHRVLGVDENDELIDKLAESTEGYGEERGFVRMILENLKTSGVQQAHKEDKINFASIKPWPGDLICAEGRYTEGDEESAAEKRAAIFIGPEFGTVSRPDLVAAAREAGDADFDVLITCAFNYDAHSSEFAKLGRIPVLKARMNADLHMADDLKNTGKGNLFVIFGEPDIDILDAGNGQIQVKINGVDVFHPNTGEVRSDGAEGIACWFIDTDYNEESFFVHHAYFLGANDPYKALKTTLKAEINAEAWEALHSDTSRPFDKPTRGRIAVKVINHLGDEVMKVFRVKG